A single window of Flavobacterium sp. 140616W15 DNA harbors:
- the nagB gene encoding glucosamine-6-phosphate deaminase: MLKSSIDKATGFEKRFENIDTVVFENSTEASKAVAKQIATLIKSKQENNESCVLGLATGSSPKGLYAELVRLHKEEGLSFKNVITFNLDEYYPMEPDSVNSYVRFMKELLMDQVDILPENYHIPDGQLSKEEIADYCADYEAKIEALGGIDLQVLGIGANGHIGFNESGSLQNSKTRLVALDHITRVAASKDFFGLNNTPRTAITLGVKKIMEAKQVILLAWGEGKAEVVKKSVEGEVTNRIPASFLQEHSNVVFVLDKEASSKLTRINRPWLVEKIVWTDKLTRKAVLGLALDLKKPILMLTDADYIENGMSDLLADSGPAYDINIKIFNKLQNTITGWPGGKPNADDTKRPERAEPARKRVLIFSPHPDDDIISMGGTFMRLQEQGHEVHVAYQTSGNIAVADDEALRFARFVTDYNEKFGIKSVEAENIYQKAVTFLTNKKNSEIDIPEVRYIKGLIRKGEARSTSHFVGLPDEQIHFMELPFYETGTIEKKPIGEEDIQLTMDLIEKIKPHQIYAAGDLADPHGTHKVCLDAIFEAVKRLKPKSFMDDCWLWLYRGAWQEWGIDEVEMAVPMSPDQVLAKRHGIFKHQSQKDGVVFQGSDAREFWQRAEDRNAETAELYNQLGLSRYAAMEAFVRWHY, translated from the coding sequence ATGTTAAAAAGTTCCATAGATAAGGCGACAGGTTTCGAAAAAAGATTCGAAAACATTGACACGGTGGTTTTTGAAAATTCAACCGAGGCATCTAAAGCAGTTGCAAAGCAAATAGCAACACTTATCAAGTCAAAACAAGAGAATAATGAATCATGTGTTTTAGGATTAGCTACAGGGTCTTCACCAAAAGGTTTATACGCTGAGTTAGTACGTTTACACAAAGAAGAAGGATTGAGCTTTAAAAATGTAATCACTTTTAACTTGGACGAATACTATCCAATGGAGCCAGATTCTGTAAATAGTTACGTGCGATTCATGAAAGAATTGTTAATGGATCAAGTAGATATTTTACCTGAAAATTATCATATTCCAGACGGACAATTATCAAAAGAAGAAATAGCGGATTATTGTGCAGATTACGAAGCAAAAATAGAAGCTTTAGGAGGTATCGATTTGCAAGTTCTTGGAATTGGAGCCAATGGACACATCGGATTCAACGAATCGGGTTCATTACAAAACTCAAAAACAAGATTAGTAGCATTAGATCATATAACAAGAGTTGCGGCAAGTAAAGACTTTTTTGGATTAAACAATACACCAAGAACAGCTATTACACTTGGAGTAAAAAAGATAATGGAAGCCAAGCAAGTTATTCTTCTGGCTTGGGGAGAAGGAAAAGCAGAGGTTGTAAAAAAATCTGTAGAAGGAGAAGTTACCAATAGAATTCCTGCATCATTTTTGCAAGAACACAGCAATGTTGTTTTTGTTTTAGATAAAGAAGCATCATCAAAACTAACGAGAATCAACAGACCTTGGTTAGTAGAGAAAATTGTTTGGACAGATAAATTAACCCGTAAAGCCGTTTTAGGATTAGCCTTAGATTTAAAGAAACCAATTCTAATGCTAACCGATGCCGATTATATCGAAAACGGAATGAGCGATTTATTAGCCGATTCAGGACCTGCTTATGATATCAATATAAAGATATTTAATAAGTTGCAAAACACCATTACTGGATGGCCAGGAGGTAAGCCAAATGCAGATGATACCAAACGACCTGAAAGAGCTGAGCCAGCAAGAAAAAGAGTATTGATATTTAGTCCGCATCCAGATGATGATATTATTAGTATGGGAGGAACATTCATGCGTTTGCAAGAACAAGGACATGAAGTACACGTTGCTTATCAAACTTCAGGAAATATTGCTGTAGCAGATGATGAAGCATTGCGATTTGCAAGATTCGTTACCGATTACAACGAGAAATTTGGAATCAAAAGTGTTGAAGCAGAGAATATCTACCAAAAAGCAGTAACATTCTTAACAAATAAAAAGAATAGTGAGATTGATATTCCAGAAGTTCGTTATATAAAAGGATTAATCAGAAAAGGAGAAGCACGCTCAACAAGTCACTTTGTTGGTTTGCCAGACGAACAGATTCATTTTATGGAACTTCCATTTTATGAAACAGGAACAATCGAGAAAAAACCAATTGGAGAAGAAGATATTCAACTTACAATGGATTTAATCGAAAAAATCAAACCACATCAAATATATGCTGCAGGAGATTTAGCTGATCCACACGGAACACACAAAGTATGTCTGGATGCAATTTTTGAAGCAGTAAAACGATTAAAACCAAAATCATTTATGGATGATTGCTGGTTATGGTTATATCGTGGGGCTTGGCAAGAATGGGGAATTGATGAAGTAGAAATGGCAGTGCCAATGAGTCCAGATCAGGTACTAGCAAAAAGACACGGAATCTTTAAGCACCAATCACAAAAAGATGGCGTTGTATTTCAAGGATCAGATGCACGTGAGTTCTGGCAAAGAGCCGAAGACAGAAATGCTGAAACTGCTGAATTATACAACCAATTAGGTTTATCGCGTTACGCAGCTATGGAAGCTTTCGTGAGATGGCACTATTAG
- a CDS encoding DUF3820 family protein encodes MEQDKKLLIKLAHTKMPFGKYEGRFLIDLPEYYVVWYHNKGFPNGELGQQLALVYELKLNGLEELIRNIKKQYPKPLK; translated from the coding sequence ATGGAACAAGACAAAAAACTTCTCATAAAATTAGCTCACACTAAAATGCCTTTCGGGAAATACGAAGGACGTTTTCTTATTGATTTACCTGAATATTATGTTGTTTGGTATCATAATAAAGGATTTCCTAATGGTGAATTAGGGCAGCAATTAGCACTTGTGTATGAATTAAAACTTAACGGTTTAGAAGAGTTGATTAGAAATATCAAAAAGCAATATCCCAAGCCTTTAAAATAA
- a CDS encoding DUF4190 domain-containing protein has translation MENNLGSSNAGQGMGIAALVLGIVAAIAAFIPCFGLIAILFGVLAIIFGAIGLSQAKKENAPTTMPKAGLILGIVATAFVIIWMLVVVGTIGSAVVSHKDEIGKALDSINAETEKLQDSLENSVEVTIDTVKVEVEK, from the coding sequence ATGGAAAATAATTTAGGTTCGTCGAATGCAGGTCAAGGAATGGGTATTGCTGCTTTGGTATTAGGAATAGTAGCGGCTATAGCTGCATTTATTCCTTGTTTCGGTTTAATTGCAATACTTTTTGGAGTACTAGCTATCATTTTTGGAGCAATAGGCTTATCGCAAGCAAAAAAAGAAAATGCTCCTACTACAATGCCAAAAGCAGGTTTGATATTAGGAATAGTTGCAACAGCTTTTGTTATTATATGGATGTTAGTTGTTGTAGGAACAATTGGATCGGCTGTTGTGTCTCATAAAGATGAGATCGGTAAAGCTTTAGATTCTATAAATGCTGAAACGGAAAAACTACAAGATTCTCTAGAAAATAGTGTAGAGGTAACAATAGACACAGTTAAAGTAGAAGTAGAGAAATAA
- a CDS encoding DUF2752 domain-containing protein, with protein MPISYCKSRGLTRAFSQILNFNFKQAIAYNAYSLKIFLFFLIQLLARLVINKTINFSNFKLVLTFDIICSSIFFVFSFYNLVVI; from the coding sequence ATGCCAATAAGCTATTGTAAAAGCCGTGGCTTAACAAGGGCCTTTTCTCAAATTCTGAATTTTAACTTCAAGCAGGCAATTGCTTACAATGCCTACAGCTTAAAAATTTTTTTATTTTTTCTAATTCAATTATTGGCTCGTTTGGTCATTAATAAAACAATTAATTTTTCTAATTTTAAGTTAGTATTGACTTTTGATATCATTTGCAGTTCTATATTTTTTGTTTTTTCATTTTATAACTTAGTTGTAATATAA
- a CDS encoding CTP synthase: MNQTKYIFVTGGVTSSLGKGIIAASLAKLLQARGYRTTIQKFDPYINVDPGTLNPYEHGECYVTDDGAETDLDLGHYERFLNVPTSQANNVTTGRVYLSVIEKERRGEFLGKTVQVVPHITNEIKDRMQLLGKSGDYDIVITEIGGTVGDIESLPYIESVRQLVWELGENNGIVIHLTLVPYLAAAGELKTKPTQHSVKTLMESGIKADILVCRTEHELSDELRNKLALFCNVKREAVIQSIDASTIYEVPNLMLEEGLDVVALKKLDLPKKAAPDLKNWNTFLKRLKNPKHTINIGLIGKYVEMQDCYKSILEAFIHAGASNETKVNVVSIHSEHINADNIEEKLKGLDGILVAPGFGERGIEGKIEAVRYARENKVPFFGICLGMQMSVIEYSRNILGYTDANSTEMNENTAHPVVNLMEEQKTVTDKGGTMRLGAWKCDITPDSLAYKIYGKTTISERHRHRYEYNSQYVDELQKAGLIASGVNPDTGLVEIVELKDHPFFIGVQYHPEYKSTVANPHPIFVNFVAAAVTAHKK, translated from the coding sequence ATGAATCAAACGAAATATATTTTTGTTACAGGTGGTGTGACTTCTTCATTAGGAAAAGGGATTATCGCAGCATCTTTAGCAAAATTGTTACAAGCAAGAGGTTATCGCACAACTATTCAAAAATTTGACCCGTATATAAACGTAGATCCGGGTACATTAAATCCGTATGAGCACGGAGAATGTTATGTGACTGATGATGGCGCTGAAACCGATTTGGATTTAGGGCATTACGAGCGTTTTCTTAACGTTCCTACATCGCAGGCTAATAACGTAACTACTGGTAGAGTATATCTTTCGGTTATTGAAAAAGAGAGAAGAGGAGAGTTTCTTGGAAAAACGGTACAAGTAGTACCTCATATTACCAACGAGATTAAAGATAGAATGCAATTGCTAGGTAAATCTGGTGATTATGATATTGTTATTACAGAAATTGGTGGAACAGTAGGAGATATAGAGTCATTGCCTTATATTGAGTCAGTTCGTCAGTTGGTATGGGAATTAGGAGAAAATAACGGAATTGTTATTCACTTAACGTTAGTACCTTATTTAGCTGCTGCGGGAGAGTTGAAAACAAAACCAACACAACACTCTGTGAAAACTTTAATGGAAAGCGGTATCAAAGCTGATATTTTAGTTTGCAGAACAGAACATGAACTTTCAGATGAATTACGTAACAAACTTGCTTTGTTTTGTAATGTTAAGAGAGAAGCTGTAATACAGTCAATCGATGCATCTACAATATATGAAGTGCCTAATTTAATGCTTGAAGAAGGATTAGATGTAGTTGCTTTAAAGAAATTGGATTTACCTAAAAAAGCAGCTCCGGATTTAAAAAACTGGAATACGTTCTTAAAAAGATTAAAAAATCCAAAGCATACAATTAATATTGGTTTGATCGGTAAGTATGTAGAAATGCAAGATTGCTACAAATCAATTTTAGAAGCATTTATTCATGCAGGAGCTTCAAACGAAACCAAAGTAAATGTAGTCTCTATACACTCTGAGCATATTAATGCAGACAATATAGAAGAAAAATTAAAAGGTTTAGACGGAATTCTTGTTGCTCCAGGTTTTGGAGAAAGAGGAATAGAAGGAAAAATTGAAGCAGTACGTTATGCACGTGAAAATAAAGTTCCGTTTTTCGGAATTTGTCTTGGAATGCAAATGTCAGTAATCGAATATTCTCGTAATATTTTAGGATATACAGATGCAAATTCAACAGAAATGAATGAGAATACCGCTCATCCAGTTGTGAATTTGATGGAAGAGCAAAAAACAGTAACTGATAAAGGAGGAACAATGCGTCTTGGAGCATGGAAATGTGATATTACACCAGATTCATTGGCATATAAAATTTACGGCAAAACAACTATATCTGAGCGTCACCGTCACCGTTATGAATATAACAGTCAGTACGTAGATGAGTTACAAAAAGCAGGATTAATTGCTTCAGGAGTAAATCCAGATACAGGATTGGTAGAGATTGTAGAGTTAAAAGATCACCCATTTTTTATCGGAGTACAATATCATCCAGAATACAAAAGTACAGTTGCCAATCCGCACCCTATTTTTGTGAATTTTGTAGCTGCTGCAGTAACAGCTCACAAAAAATAA
- the yidC gene encoding membrane protein insertase YidC: MEEKKFDLNSVIGFILIFGILIWIMYQNKPSEATIAAEKAKKELVAKQEAQAKDAAAKTAALPIATAPGDTLQLAKLQKTLGGFAYSATLPSAKDAYTTIENDVVKLKIANKGGFIVEAILKKYEKFQKGSGQLVELIKDNNANLNIQLATNDNRTLNTKDLFFEPTLTKNGEDQVLSMRLKAGPNEFLEYKYVLKPNDYMVGFDLRSQGLNKVLNTSKPLDLQWNLKTYRNEKSISIEKRYAEIYYEHKDGKVDYAGLGKKEEVTPESLSFVAYKQHFFSTILLTKKPFEKSKLESFDLINDEKIDTVFTKQFKSNIPLVFSNGEIDYNMSWYFGPSDYKTLKSYDANLERIIPLGWGIFGWINKFIFIPLFGFLSSTMGLSLGIAIIVFTIIIKIAMSPITYKSFLSQAKMKVLRPEITELGEKYKKDPMKKQQETMKLYNKAGVNPMAGCIPALIQLPFMYASFQFFPSAFELRQKGFLWADDLSSFDAVVNLPFNIPLYGNHISLFPILAAIAIFFYMKMTSGDQQMAAPQQEGMPDMAKMMKIMIYVSPLMMLIFFNSYGAGLSLYNFISNLITIGIMYVIKNYIVDSDKIHAQIQENKLKEPKKQGKFQRRLQEVMEQQEAAKAAKGKK; encoded by the coding sequence ATGGAAGAAAAAAAATTTGATCTCAATTCGGTTATTGGTTTTATATTGATTTTTGGTATTTTGATTTGGATAATGTATCAAAACAAGCCTTCTGAAGCTACTATCGCAGCAGAAAAAGCCAAGAAAGAATTAGTTGCAAAACAAGAAGCTCAAGCTAAAGATGCTGCTGCTAAAACTGCGGCTTTACCAATTGCAACAGCCCCTGGAGATACATTGCAATTAGCAAAATTGCAAAAAACATTAGGTGGATTTGCTTATTCGGCTACGCTTCCTTCTGCTAAAGATGCTTATACAACAATCGAAAATGATGTAGTAAAATTAAAAATTGCCAATAAAGGTGGTTTTATAGTTGAAGCTATTTTGAAAAAATACGAAAAATTCCAAAAAGGATCAGGACAATTAGTAGAGTTGATTAAAGACAACAATGCTAACTTAAATATCCAATTAGCGACTAATGATAATCGTACTTTAAACACAAAAGATTTATTTTTTGAACCTACATTGACTAAAAATGGTGAGGATCAAGTATTATCAATGCGTTTAAAAGCTGGTCCAAATGAATTCTTGGAATACAAGTACGTATTGAAACCAAATGATTATATGGTTGGTTTTGATCTTCGTTCACAAGGATTAAACAAAGTTTTAAATACATCTAAACCATTAGATTTACAATGGAATTTAAAAACCTATCGTAATGAGAAAAGCATTTCTATTGAAAAGCGTTATGCAGAAATTTATTATGAGCATAAAGACGGAAAAGTTGATTATGCTGGTTTAGGAAAAAAAGAAGAGGTTACACCTGAAAGTTTAAGTTTTGTTGCTTACAAACAACACTTTTTCTCAACTATTTTATTGACAAAAAAACCTTTTGAAAAATCTAAATTAGAATCATTTGATTTAATTAATGACGAAAAAATAGATACAGTTTTTACTAAACAGTTCAAATCTAACATACCGTTAGTATTTTCAAATGGGGAGATTGATTATAATATGAGTTGGTACTTTGGGCCTTCAGATTATAAAACTTTAAAATCATATGATGCAAATTTAGAGCGAATCATTCCATTAGGTTGGGGGATATTTGGTTGGATTAATAAATTTATCTTCATTCCTTTATTTGGATTCTTGAGTTCAACAATGGGATTATCTTTAGGAATTGCTATTATCGTGTTTACGATTATTATTAAAATAGCGATGTCGCCAATTACATATAAATCATTCTTGTCGCAGGCAAAAATGAAAGTATTGAGACCAGAAATTACAGAATTGGGTGAAAAATACAAGAAAGACCCAATGAAAAAACAGCAAGAAACAATGAAGCTGTATAATAAAGCAGGAGTAAACCCAATGGCGGGATGTATTCCAGCCTTGATACAACTTCCGTTTATGTATGCTTCGTTCCAGTTCTTTCCATCTGCGTTTGAATTAAGACAAAAAGGTTTCCTTTGGGCAGACGATTTATCTTCATTTGATGCTGTTGTAAATCTACCATTTAATATTCCTTTATACGGAAATCATATTAGTTTGTTTCCAATATTGGCAGCAATTGCGATTTTCTTTTACATGAAAATGACATCTGGTGACCAACAAATGGCTGCTCCTCAACAAGAAGGGATGCCAGATATGGCTAAGATGATGAAAATCATGATCTATGTTTCGCCACTTATGATGTTGATATTCTTCAACTCGTATGGAGCAGGTTTAAGTTTGTATAACTTTATCTCTAACTTAATTACAATCGGAATTATGTATGTAATTAAAAACTATATTGTAGATAGCGATAAAATTCATGCTCAAATACAAGAAAATAAATTAAAAGAGCCTAAAAAACAAGGTAAGTTTCAAAGACGTTTACAAGAAGTTATGGAGCAACAAGAAGCGGCTAAAGCAGCTAAAGGCAAAAAATAA
- a CDS encoding toxin-antitoxin system YwqK family antitoxin gives MIGKRILLGLLLLNAFFINAQTLNKLDENGKKDGLWKGTYEESKRPRYEGIFNHGKETGVFKFYDDTKVASVIATRDFSANDGSAYTIFYDQAKNKVSEGKVINKLFDGEWKYYHQASPTVMTIENYSKGKLNGLRSVFYPNGKIAEEMNYSKDVKEGAYKRYAENGTILEQLNYKNNELDGDAVFNNSNGVVASKGIFRKGKKMGNWQFFENGKLLKEVNMSDPKNTNETATKVEKKKK, from the coding sequence ATGATTGGTAAAAGAATATTACTCGGTTTATTATTGTTGAATGCTTTTTTTATAAATGCACAAACATTAAATAAGCTAGATGAAAACGGAAAAAAAGATGGGCTTTGGAAAGGAACTTATGAAGAGTCTAAAAGGCCTCGTTATGAAGGGATTTTTAATCATGGTAAGGAAACGGGTGTTTTTAAATTTTACGATGATACAAAAGTGGCTAGTGTAATTGCAACTAGAGATTTTAGTGCAAATGATGGCAGTGCTTATACTATTTTTTATGATCAAGCGAAGAATAAAGTAAGTGAAGGCAAAGTCATTAATAAACTTTTTGATGGGGAATGGAAATATTACCACCAAGCTTCACCTACTGTAATGACAATTGAGAATTATAGTAAAGGAAAGCTAAATGGTTTACGATCTGTTTTTTATCCAAATGGAAAAATTGCTGAAGAAATGAATTACTCAAAAGATGTTAAGGAAGGTGCTTATAAAAGATATGCTGAAAACGGAACCATTTTAGAGCAATTGAACTATAAAAATAACGAACTCGATGGAGATGCTGTTTTTAATAACTCGAATGGTGTTGTTGCTTCGAAAGGAATATTCAGAAAAGGAAAAAAAATGGGCAATTGGCAGTTTTTTGAAAACGGAAAACTACTAAAAGAAGTCAATATGAGTGACCCAAAAAATACAAATGAAACCGCTACTAAGGTTGAAAAGAAGAAAAAATAA
- the mnmA gene encoding tRNA 2-thiouridine(34) synthase MnmA has translation MKRVVVGLSGGVDSSVAAYLLQQQGYEVIGLFMKNWHDDSVTISNECPWLEDSNDALLVAEKLGIPFQTVDLSEEYKEKIVDYMFNEYEKGRTPNPDVLCNREIKFDVFMKIALSLGADYVATGHYCQKAEIEVNGEKVYQLIAGADTNKDQSYFLCQLSQEQLAKSLFPIGALTKPEVREIATEMDLVTAEKKDSQGLCFIGKVRLPEFLQQQLQPKDGLIVQIDKNDPIYNSEKATGLSLEKELEFESQKLPYTPNMGKVVGKHQGAHYFTIGQRKGLNVGGTTDPLFIIATNVETNTIYTGLTSQHPGLFKKALFIENSEVHWIRTDMALKNGEQMEVMARIRYRQPLQKATLHQFEGGMYIHFDEPQSAITEGQFAAWYLDNELVGSGVIS, from the coding sequence ATGAAACGTGTTGTAGTAGGACTTTCTGGAGGTGTTGATTCAAGTGTTGCCGCTTATTTGCTGCAACAACAAGGATACGAGGTTATTGGTCTTTTTATGAAGAATTGGCATGATGATTCAGTTACAATTTCTAACGAATGCCCTTGGTTAGAAGATAGTAATGATGCTTTATTGGTAGCCGAGAAGCTTGGAATTCCTTTTCAAACCGTTGATTTAAGCGAAGAATACAAAGAAAAAATCGTTGATTATATGTTCAACGAATATGAAAAAGGACGCACACCAAACCCAGATGTGTTATGTAATCGTGAGATTAAATTTGATGTTTTCATGAAAATTGCATTAAGTCTTGGAGCTGATTATGTAGCAACAGGACATTATTGTCAAAAAGCAGAAATTGAGGTAAATGGTGAAAAAGTATATCAACTTATTGCTGGAGCCGATACTAATAAAGATCAATCTTATTTTTTATGTCAATTGTCACAAGAGCAATTGGCAAAATCATTATTTCCTATTGGAGCATTAACAAAACCAGAAGTACGCGAGATAGCTACCGAAATGGATTTGGTTACTGCCGAAAAGAAAGATTCACAAGGTTTATGTTTTATTGGAAAAGTTCGTTTGCCAGAATTTTTGCAACAGCAATTACAACCTAAAGATGGTTTAATTGTACAAATTGATAAAAACGACCCGATATATAATTCAGAGAAAGCAACAGGTTTGTCTCTTGAAAAAGAATTAGAATTTGAATCTCAAAAGCTACCTTATACTCCAAATATGGGTAAAGTAGTTGGGAAACATCAAGGAGCACATTATTTTACAATTGGTCAACGAAAAGGACTTAATGTGGGAGGAACAACAGATCCGTTGTTTATTATTGCAACCAACGTAGAAACAAATACAATTTATACTGGTTTAACGAGTCAACATCCTGGTTTGTTTAAAAAAGCATTATTTATAGAAAATTCAGAAGTACACTGGATTCGAACAGATATGGCTTTAAAAAACGGAGAACAAATGGAAGTAATGGCAAGAATTCGTTACCGTCAACCATTACAAAAAGCGACCTTACACCAATTTGAAGGTGGTATGTATATTCATTTCGATGAGCCACAATCAGCTATAACCGAAGGACAATTTGCTGCTTGGTATTTAGATAATGAATTAGTTGGTTCGGGAGTAATTTCTTAG
- a CDS encoding S8 family serine peptidase: protein MKRYFIFLFLIISSATFSQEEAWVYFNGKPNSQVYYDTPLLMLTQRALDRRSNQKIALDLKDIPIETTYINQIKASSGITVMAQSKWLNALHIRGTKANINTLKLFSFVSKVDFANKSLNETAKKGTSDKVKSTDKNLKTAVNYSYGTSVNQIQMLNGQILHEQNYTGSGKIIAVLDAGFPGVNTASTFDRLRVNNKILGGYNYVLRNSNFNTGVSHGTEVLSTMGGFKENALVGTAPDASYYLFITEDDASENPVEESLWVEAAEEADRLGADIITTSLGYFEYDNPNYSHSYSDMNGTTNFISRGAEIAFSKGMIVVASAGNEGDALEKHIGAPADAISVITVGSVTATKALSSFSSIGPSYDQRIKPDVMAQGTAVVVSDVSGNIVKINGTSFSCPIMAGAIACLWQAFPNKTNKEIRQLVLQSSDRYLSPSTQYGYGIPNFSLALDTALNVEPIEKTDFLVYPNPTNSDISFTLPKDINEAFLTVYSLLGQKVVERQITNQSSIVSLQSLHSGIYFYTLEANNLYKTGKIIKQ, encoded by the coding sequence ATGAAAAGATATTTCATATTTCTTTTTTTAATTATATCATCTGCGACTTTCTCGCAAGAAGAAGCATGGGTTTATTTTAACGGTAAACCCAATTCTCAAGTTTATTACGATACCCCTTTATTGATGCTTACGCAAAGAGCTTTGGATAGAAGAAGCAATCAAAAGATAGCTTTGGATCTAAAAGATATCCCTATTGAAACTACTTATATCAATCAGATAAAAGCAAGTTCAGGAATAACTGTTATGGCACAATCTAAATGGTTAAATGCTCTCCATATAAGAGGAACAAAAGCAAATATCAATACGCTAAAGTTATTCTCATTTGTGTCTAAAGTTGACTTTGCAAATAAATCATTAAACGAAACTGCCAAAAAAGGAACCTCGGATAAAGTAAAATCAACAGATAAAAATCTTAAAACTGCTGTAAATTACTCTTATGGTACATCGGTAAACCAGATCCAAATGCTTAATGGGCAAATTTTGCATGAACAAAACTATACAGGCTCAGGTAAAATAATAGCTGTTCTTGACGCTGGTTTTCCCGGAGTTAATACAGCAAGTACTTTTGACCGTTTACGAGTTAATAATAAAATCTTAGGGGGATATAACTATGTTTTAAGAAATTCTAACTTCAATACAGGAGTTTCTCATGGTACAGAAGTTCTCTCTACAATGGGAGGATTCAAAGAAAATGCTTTAGTTGGTACTGCTCCTGATGCTTCCTATTATTTGTTTATTACAGAGGATGATGCTTCAGAGAATCCAGTTGAAGAATCACTTTGGGTTGAAGCAGCAGAAGAAGCGGATAGATTAGGAGCTGATATTATCACGACTTCTCTGGGATATTTTGAATACGACAATCCAAATTATAGTCATTCGTATAGTGATATGAACGGTACAACAAACTTTATATCACGAGGAGCGGAAATTGCTTTTAGTAAAGGAATGATTGTAGTTGCGTCTGCAGGTAATGAGGGAGATGCTTTAGAGAAACACATTGGTGCTCCAGCCGATGCAATATCAGTAATTACTGTAGGATCAGTAACGGCAACCAAAGCGTTATCATCTTTTAGTTCTATTGGCCCTAGTTATGATCAAAGAATCAAACCAGATGTTATGGCGCAAGGAACAGCAGTTGTAGTATCGGATGTTTCTGGAAATATTGTTAAAATAAACGGAACTTCATTCTCATGTCCAATAATGGCTGGAGCAATTGCTTGTTTATGGCAGGCTTTTCCAAATAAAACAAATAAAGAAATCAGACAATTGGTTTTACAATCATCAGATAGGTATTTATCTCCGAGTACTCAATATGGTTATGGAATACCTAATTTTAGCTTAGCTTTAGATACAGCTTTAAATGTAGAGCCAATAGAAAAAACAGATTTTTTAGTATATCCTAATCCAACCAATTCTGATATTTCATTTACTTTGCCAAAAGATATTAATGAAGCCTTTCTAACAGTGTATTCTTTACTTGGTCAAAAGGTAGTTGAAAGACAAATTACCAATCAAAGCTCGATAGTTTCGTTGCAATCGTTACATTCTGGGATTTATTTTTATACTTTAGAGGCGAATAACCTGTATAAAACAGGAAAAATCATAAAACAATAA